The following is a genomic window from Candidatus Kryptoniota bacterium.
GACCTCCCCATCCCAGAGCGTTGACTGGGCTCTTCCGCCGTATTCAACCGTTTCCTTCTCGGTGGGAGAAATTTCCCATCCTTTCGTGTAGTTGTTCCCGTACAGCCCCCATAGCCAGAAGTTGGCATTGTCCTGGAACGTGTACCGGGCGAGGATGCCGTAGACACCGTCTGAAAGCTGAAGCGGATCGCGAGGGTCAACCCTGTCGAACCACATCAACGGTCGGAACAACAGGGCCGAACCGAAATTGATTTTCTGCAGACCGATGCGCGCCTCAAATCGTTCTGTGGACAATCTGAACCACGCACGGTACAACTTGAGTGTTATATCGTACAACGGACTTTGATTCTGCTCATATTGTGCGGTAGCAAAAGTGTTGAGCGACAGCTCCATATTCGCATCGACCTCACCCCCTAAACGATACTCGGCCAGCAAATCGGGGATGTACCGGAGTCCAAGGACAGATACGGCCCGCTCCTGTGAATTAGTAGTAAGCCATGCAGATGCCTCGCCGTGCAATTGTTCGGTCTGGGCAAATGCTGCATGTGTCATCGCTATGACCACGATCGAGATTTTGACGTGTCTAGTGTGGATGAGCATCCTATGTCGGCCTGTGGTATCGCGTCATTAATCCGAAGACGTCCTTTAGGTCAGACTCAGTGACCTGATGTTCCCCATTGCCAGGCCATCAGGTTAAGCAAATGGTCGTTTATTGCATCGACGAGGAAGAAGTCGGGCGCGATCGTGTAGTTCGCGCCTGCTGACAAACAGTAAAGCAAGAAGGAAGCCAGCGACCATTTAAACTGGTTTGTGCTCATTTATGTGCCGATGCAAAGTTACCAATCCTATCCGCCAACAACAACTCCACGATCTTTGGTGCACATTCATTATTCACCCAAATGTGGAGATATCGCTCGCCATATGAGACGAACAAACACGGTGATTAGAAAGAGATGTGAAGAGCTGAACAATTGAATTCGAAACGTAGGTAGTTGGTGGGCACTTGCTCCCCGATCGGAACGATGACACGAACTTTTTGAGGCTCAATATAAAAGTTGTTGTCCTAAAGATGGCCCGAGGAAGACTATCGTTGAACATGGATCAAGACAAACGGAATCCAGAGCTTCCAAAGACTTCATCTTCACGATATGCGGTTCCTGAAGCCTAATGCTGAGGTTTAAAATAAAAAGTCCCGCCACGATTATTTATGACGGGACTCAAATGAACGATGATGCAGATTACTTCTACTTCATTAACAGCATTTCTTTGACAAGAGTGAAATTCCCCGACTGAATCCGGTAGAAATACATTCCGGTCGAAAAGCGAGTTCCGTCAAAAATCACCTGATACGAGCCAGCACTCTTCTGTTCGTTCACAAGTGTTTGCACTTCCTTTCCAAGAATATCGTAAACCTTCAAAAGTACAAAGCCATCCGACGGCAAGTCATAAGCGATTGTGGTCGACGGATTAAATGGGTTCGGATAATTCTGATAGAGTGAATAGTTCTTAGGAATTTGGACCGTCACATTAATCGTGTTTATGTCCGTCGTGATTCCGTTTGTACTCACGCTCTGGAGTTTGTATGAATACAGCCCGATTCCTTTGAGTTTCAAATCGGTAAAAGAGTATGTCCTGCCGCTTTGACTTGTGCCGAGTCCTCTCAAAGCTTTATCCGTGGAGTAGTTCGCGATGAGCACAAAGGAGTTGTCAACAGGCGTTTTTCTTAAGACGTTGAAGCCAGCATTATTTACTTCCGCCTGAGTTACCCAAGTGAGCTTTACGAGACCATGACCTGATTGAGCAGCAACTGACACAACATTTATGGGAAGCGGAATTTCATCTCCAGGCCCGGCTGTCGACACGCACCGCAATGTGAATGAATGCTCGCTTGAATCTGAAATGACAAACTCAGCGTCACCACTCATCCGAGTCCTTTTTGTACTGTCACTGCTGTTTACTATGAGATAATAGTCAACTCCGGTTTGGGCAACGTGCCAGTGCACGGTTATGGGATAACAGACTGTCTGTACTCCAACACCAAAATCAGTTGAATCAAATAATTGAGGAAGAGTCTCCAGAAATCTGTCCGATCCAAAACGCGCATCAAATGCTCCGTCCGGAGGCTTCGGCGGAAGTTCATATCGAAGGAGAGCCAGAGAATCGACATTTGCTCTGCCGAAGTATAGTGTCTGCGCAAAGGAATCTGCATCAACAATTTTCAAATAGTTAAGTGTGTCCAAGAAGGAGATGTTCACGCCCATAGTGACGTGGGATTTGAATGCTTCGACGTACTTTTTGTGACTGCTGATCATGGGGGCAGGCTCTGACGATAAGTAGATTCGAGCAGGGTCAGTATGAAGGATCAATCTGCCAGCATTGGATGCTTTCACCCAATATCCCATCCCTGGTGCCAAGGAGTCAGCGAAGCGGTAACCGCCATTGAAGCCAAAGTAAAAAGAACACACGTTTCCGCCTGGAGATTCAATAATACTGTCCACGGGTACTGATGCACTTATCGAACCTATAAGATTCCACCCGGCGACTACGGAAAAAGTGTCAGCAACGATGGGAAGACCTGTGATATTTATGATGGATGATGTGTCGAATTTCAGCCAGTAACCACACTGATTATGTAAGGTATCCACAGGTACATAGATGTTGTTGAAGCCGAACGCATTCGACGTTGCGTTGGGGAATAGACTTCCAACTGCATAGTTGTCAGGAACAACAGGAATGGAGATCATGTTCCATGACGAATTAAGGGATCGCGTCGCGGTTATTTTTCTGGAGTGAATTATATAACTGCCATCATTCTCACCTGTTAAGACATCCTTGCCGGATGAGTCGCTTAAAACAACATTTAACAAATGAATCTGGAATGTCCCGGCAGTATCTCCCAGCAAAACGGGCAACTCCATGATAGATCCGCTGTCTGACGAGAACGGAGCAAGTGAAGGTGAATATGCGATGATTCTCAGAAGCCCGGAAGTTAGTCTTGATGCACTTATGACGTGATCCTTCTTTCTTGACGTCAGCCGGATTGAATCCAAAAGGGGTGTGATCGAGTCAGGAAGTTGGAGATCGAATTGATAACCCACTATGGATTTCATATTCTCAAGGTCGAAAGCAATCAGCCCACTTTCCTTTTTGAAGCCAGCTCCATCAACGACACTCAGTATGTTCGGAAGGTAAACGTTCGCCGATAGGGACACGTACGCGGGATCATGCTGCGAGTCATTGGTCCTTATTGTAATCTGACCACCATGATTGCCTTCCTGTGTGGAATGAAATGACACCACTAAGTAGATCGAGCCCCCAACGGGCACTGAAACCGGTGCGGCGAATGGGGTGCGGAAGGATGCATTGTCGACTGAGATTGAGTTCACTGTGAGAGTATCGCTGCCACTATTTGAAATAATCAATGTCACCTTTGCCGTATCCTTTGCAGAAACACTGCCGTAGCCAATCGAATCTGTGTTAAGTGATAGTATCGGGGAGATCACCTGAAGGTTACCAGCGTAGGAGGCGGATATGATATTTGCAGCGGTTGAATCGCTAATGACTGCATCCGACGGTGACAAGGCGTAGGTACCACCCTGACCTTGTACCATGAAGTCCATTGTCAAGACGACACCGCCAGTGTCTTTGAAAGCGGAGTTTGAGGGTGAGTATGCAAGAACCGTAAGGATATTTCCCAACGTATCCGCCGCGACGATTTGGTCAGTTGCCCTGCTTGAGAGATGCGCTGACCCGCTTACAAATTTTGCAACTGACGGTAGAGCTATTTTGAATTCAAAACTAGTGAATCTCTCCATGTTGTTTATAGAAACCGGAACATGAAAGACATATCCGGAGCGTCCGTTAGCAGAGCCAATCCTTAGCTCATTCACTGCAAAAGCGATTCCATTCAACGTGACACTCTGAGTCGAGGCGGCTGGATCATCGCTTGAGATTGTCAATGTGCCGGCATATGCTCCTTTCTTTAGGGAGCCGAAGTTCACGTTGATTGTGATACTGTCATTTGCAGGCAAGGAGACGGCAGAGGAATCATTCATCCAGAAAACGCTCTGGTTAATCGACAATTTGGAAATATGGAGGTCTACATTGCCGGTGTTTTCCAGAGTGACTGTCTCGACCTTGTATTGATGCAGTGGTACGGCACCGAAGTTCAGATTCATGGGCGAGACGTTAAGCCGGGGAGCGCTCAGGGTGAAAAGTCCACCGTATGAGGCAGTCAGAATATTGTGCGAGGCCGAATCAGCAACGATTGCGTTTTGAATACCAATCGGATAGGTTCCTGCCGTCGTTCCATCCGCAAAATTCAATGTAAGTACGGCACCGGATGAACCTTTGAATGCAGTCAAGCTAACCGAATAAACAATTATTCTAAGCACTCCGGGTGAGACTACACTTGCCGAGAACGACTGATCCGCGGCTCTCGAAGTGAGTTGGATTGAACCGTTGACGAAGGTCAAAACACTTGGATAATTAAGATCCAACTGAAAACCAACAAAAGGCTTGTCGTTTGAGATGGAAAGTGAAAAA
Proteins encoded in this region:
- a CDS encoding choice-of-anchor D domain-containing protein, producing the protein MISLRLFFLRLHHSAVGSKVKSLAVAGALTLLAVSSLRASTIMYLDSVRTGPNQTVGFSLSISNDKPFVGFQLDLNYPSVLTFVNGSIQLTSRAADQSFSASVVSPGVLRIIVYSVSLTAFKGSSGAVLTLNFADGTTAGTYPIGIQNAIVADSASHNILTASYGGLFTLSAPRLNVSPMNLNFGAVPLHQYKVETVTLENTGNVDLHISKLSINQSVFWMNDSSAVSLPANDSITINVNFGSLKKGAYAGTLTISSDDPAASTQSVTLNGIAFAVNELRIGSANGRSGYVFHVPVSINNMERFTSFEFKIALPSVAKFVSGSAHLSSRATDQIVAADTLGNILTVLAYSPSNSAFKDTGGVVLTMDFMVQGQGGTYALSPSDAVISDSTAANIISASYAGNLQVISPILSLNTDSIGYGSVSAKDTAKVTLIISNSGSDTLTVNSISVDNASFRTPFAAPVSVPVGGSIYLVVSFHSTQEGNHGGQITIRTNDSQHDPAYVSLSANVYLPNILSVVDGAGFKKESGLIAFDLENMKSIVGYQFDLQLPDSITPLLDSIRLTSRKKDHVISASRLTSGLLRIIAYSPSLAPFSSDSGSIMELPVLLGDTAGTFQIHLLNVVLSDSSGKDVLTGENDGSYIIHSRKITATRSLNSSWNMISIPVVPDNYAVGSLFPNATSNAFGFNNIYVPVDTLHNQCGYWLKFDTSSIINITGLPIVADTFSVVAGWNLIGSISASVPVDSIIESPGGNVCSFYFGFNGGYRFADSLAPGMGYWVKASNAGRLILHTDPARIYLSSEPAPMISSHKKYVEAFKSHVTMGVNISFLDTLNYLKIVDADSFAQTLYFGRANVDSLALLRYELPPKPPDGAFDARFGSDRFLETLPQLFDSTDFGVGVQTVCYPITVHWHVAQTGVDYYLIVNSSDSTKRTRMSGDAEFVISDSSEHSFTLRCVSTAGPGDEIPLPINVVSVAAQSGHGLVKLTWVTQAEVNNAGFNVLRKTPVDNSFVLIANYSTDKALRGLGTSQSGRTYSFTDLKLKGIGLYSYKLQSVSTNGITTDINTINVTVQIPKNYSLYQNYPNPFNPSTTIAYDLPSDGFVLLKVYDILGKEVQTLVNEQKSAGSYQVIFDGTRFSTGMYFYRIQSGNFTLVKEMLLMK